Proteins co-encoded in one Papaver somniferum cultivar HN1 chromosome 5, ASM357369v1, whole genome shotgun sequence genomic window:
- the LOC113280990 gene encoding uncharacterized protein LOC113280990 isoform X2, producing MFFSFILRCWYQLRVFSSAELLLSQGGVKTVEREISIPGSCLAHVFGAVNGLISVVEPSTCSIRVFNPSTGQSTPWIKSMIKQLNENPQEEILVIDKDGDYATHKVTYGRGPWDYFGYDPAAKEHKVITIWTKEVSNWRGFSPCGTVCEVMTVDGRQRNNNLLWRRLDDELSLPPTISPLYFSSSLYANGCIYWLTRATPDKEPLVVEFNVGSEKFRVISIPNYIIEEIRDPYDSRLIQIGGRLAVLAFKLRWDTDVSHPSSNNNTSMKMCVLYDDGDDVQHKKLTDISNATTSISSAGTVSNFYWIEETFIVPPFECKLLIYNSILAVPDTDLFIIKSEEGDDLSFYFYDWRKKSFSKDVQFILKDQKSHFREPLPYGAFIYKESLLPVPTREV from the exons ATGTTCTTTTCTTTCATTTTAAG GTGCTGGTATCAACTTCGTGTTTTCTCCTCAGCTGAACTATTACTGTCTCAAGGAGGAGTAAAGACTGTTGAAAGGGAAATATCTATACCAGGATCTTGTTTAGCACACGTTTTTGGAGCTGTCAATGGGTTGATTTCTGTAGTAGAACCCAGCACATGTTCTATTCGTGTGTTTAATCCGAGCACGGGACAGTCAACACCTTGGATAAAATCCATGATTAAACAACTGAATGAAAATCCGCAGGAGGAAATACTAGTTATAGATAAAGATGGTGATTATGCAACTCACAAGGTTACTTATGGTCGTGGACCGTGGGATTACTTTGGGTATGATCCTGCTGCTAAAGAACACAAAGTGATTACTATCTGGACCAAGGAAGTATCCAACTGGCGCGGATTTTCACCTTGTGGAACTGTGTGTGAGGTCATGACAGTTGACGGCAGACAACGCAACAACAATCTATTATGGAGAAGGCTTGATGACGAGCTCTCACTTCCGCCAACAATTTCACCGTTGTACTTCTCATCATCCCTTTATGCAAATGGTTGCATTTATTGGTTAACTCGCGCAACTCCTGATAAGGAACCTTTGGTTGTCGAATTTAATGTCGGGAGCGAAAAATTTAGAGTAATTTCAATTCCCAATTACATCATTGAAGAAATTCGTGATCCTTATGATAGTAGGTTGATACAAATCGGTGGTCGTTTAGCTGTGTTAGCTTTCAAGTTAAGGTGGGATACAGATGTTTCTCATCCTTCAAGTAATAACAACACATCAATGAAGATGTGTGTGTTATATGATGATGGCGATGATGTTCAACACAAGAAACTGACAGATATCAGTAATGCAACAACGTCTATAAGCAGCGCAGGCACTGTTAGTAATTTCTATTGGATAGAAGAGACCTTCATAGTACCGCCTTTTGAATGTAAACTGCTAATATATAATTCCATTTTAGCTGTTCCGGATACAGATTTGTTCATCATAAAATCCGAAGAAGGGGATGATCTGTCATTCTATTTTTACGACTGGAGGAAGAAGAGTTTTAGCAAGGATGTGCAGTTTATTCTGAAGGATCAAAAGTCTCACTTTCGTGAACCACTTCCGTATGGGGCTTTCATTTACAAAGAAAGCCTCCTGCCTGTGCCCACTAGAGAAGTTTAG
- the LOC113280990 gene encoding putative F-box protein At5g62660 isoform X1, translating to MGNELLLSEILTRVPVKPLMRFKCVCKQWYSLIHTDRSFIDLHFTRSKACNFSAGDGSVSLFRCWYQLRVFSSAELLLSQGGVKTVEREISIPGSCLAHVFGAVNGLISVVEPSTCSIRVFNPSTGQSTPWIKSMIKQLNENPQEEILVIDKDGDYATHKVTYGRGPWDYFGYDPAAKEHKVITIWTKEVSNWRGFSPCGTVCEVMTVDGRQRNNNLLWRRLDDELSLPPTISPLYFSSSLYANGCIYWLTRATPDKEPLVVEFNVGSEKFRVISIPNYIIEEIRDPYDSRLIQIGGRLAVLAFKLRWDTDVSHPSSNNNTSMKMCVLYDDGDDVQHKKLTDISNATTSISSAGTVSNFYWIEETFIVPPFECKLLIYNSILAVPDTDLFIIKSEEGDDLSFYFYDWRKKSFSKDVQFILKDQKSHFREPLPYGAFIYKESLLPVPTREV from the coding sequence ATGGGCAATGAGTTATTACTTTCTGAGATATTGACTAGGGTCCCTGTAAAACCACTCATGAGGTTCAAGTGTGTATGCAAACAATGGTACTCCTTGATACATACAGATCGAAGCTTCATCGATTTACACTTCACACGATCAAAAGCATGTAATTTTTCTGCTGGTGACGGTAGTGTCTCCCTTTTTAGGTGCTGGTATCAACTTCGTGTTTTCTCCTCAGCTGAACTATTACTGTCTCAAGGAGGAGTAAAGACTGTTGAAAGGGAAATATCTATACCAGGATCTTGTTTAGCACACGTTTTTGGAGCTGTCAATGGGTTGATTTCTGTAGTAGAACCCAGCACATGTTCTATTCGTGTGTTTAATCCGAGCACGGGACAGTCAACACCTTGGATAAAATCCATGATTAAACAACTGAATGAAAATCCGCAGGAGGAAATACTAGTTATAGATAAAGATGGTGATTATGCAACTCACAAGGTTACTTATGGTCGTGGACCGTGGGATTACTTTGGGTATGATCCTGCTGCTAAAGAACACAAAGTGATTACTATCTGGACCAAGGAAGTATCCAACTGGCGCGGATTTTCACCTTGTGGAACTGTGTGTGAGGTCATGACAGTTGACGGCAGACAACGCAACAACAATCTATTATGGAGAAGGCTTGATGACGAGCTCTCACTTCCGCCAACAATTTCACCGTTGTACTTCTCATCATCCCTTTATGCAAATGGTTGCATTTATTGGTTAACTCGCGCAACTCCTGATAAGGAACCTTTGGTTGTCGAATTTAATGTCGGGAGCGAAAAATTTAGAGTAATTTCAATTCCCAATTACATCATTGAAGAAATTCGTGATCCTTATGATAGTAGGTTGATACAAATCGGTGGTCGTTTAGCTGTGTTAGCTTTCAAGTTAAGGTGGGATACAGATGTTTCTCATCCTTCAAGTAATAACAACACATCAATGAAGATGTGTGTGTTATATGATGATGGCGATGATGTTCAACACAAGAAACTGACAGATATCAGTAATGCAACAACGTCTATAAGCAGCGCAGGCACTGTTAGTAATTTCTATTGGATAGAAGAGACCTTCATAGTACCGCCTTTTGAATGTAAACTGCTAATATATAATTCCATTTTAGCTGTTCCGGATACAGATTTGTTCATCATAAAATCCGAAGAAGGGGATGATCTGTCATTCTATTTTTACGACTGGAGGAAGAAGAGTTTTAGCAAGGATGTGCAGTTTATTCTGAAGGATCAAAAGTCTCACTTTCGTGAACCACTTCCGTATGGGGCTTTCATTTACAAAGAAAGCCTCCTGCCTGTGCCCACTAGAGAAGTTTAG